TAGATCCTTAAGAAGCTTGTAGTTTGGGCATTATGAAAGTTGACCTTATTGCATTTGAAGTCACATAGTTATAACTACTATATCGTCtgtgttaattttgtttcttggtgTTACTGGTGCCCTTATATGATTGATTCTTGCTTTCTTAGGTCTACATCATACCTTGTCTGACATTAAGGTTACAATCCATGCTTTACTGTTGTTTGTGTAGTTACCCTGTTTGTTTGCTGTCTCCCACATTTTCTTTCTAGATGTACTGGATCTCTCTGTTTTAGCTACAGTTCTTGTGAACAGCATGGAATTGAGCTTTGTTTTTTGATTCGCTCTCTAAGTTATTTTCATAAGTGAATTTAAGTCTATGTACCTAAACTATTGGTGTGACTATGATGTTTGGTCTGGCTTCTATCATCTGATTTTATGTTAAGCTTGGTAGATTGGTAACATTAAAAAACTAcgttgtatattttatattttgtgcacatttctttattttttgattaactttattggggtgacattggttaataagattatatagctTTCAAGTGTATGTTCCTATGATACATCGTCTATATGTGGCATTGTctgcctaccacccaaagtctaatcaTCTTTcgttaccatatatttgaccccctttactacCTACTCCCTTACCCACTTCCCTTCGGTAACTActctgctgttgtctgtgtctatgagtctctgtttgtttttctggtttgtttgcctgttgctttcagtttcatatctcacatatgaggaaaatcatatggttcttaatgTTTCCTGTCTGacgtattccattgtatttatgtaccacgTCTCCCGTGTGGTTTTAGAATTATGGTTTCATTCTGAAGGCTATGTTTTATATCTATAATTTTGTATAACATTCTTaatcttctatttctttatattgaatttaatCACCTGTACTTGGCAGGTAATTTATGGGCAATAATGAAATTTGTGTactctttatcctttttttctctcttcccccactcaacttttatttttcttattatcatTCTTGGCAGTTAATCTCATCAGTTAAATGTACATGTATCTCTTTTACTTGATTTTTCATATTTAAGTGAAGCACATTTGATTCTACATATTAAAGATGAGAAATTCAGTAGTACCCACTCTCCCATCTATTTCTGTCAACTTTTTGTTATCAATACTTGTTTCTACGTTGTCAGAGGATGTTTTAAGCATTTGAATTCTGTTTACCACCTTAatccttgtattttttattcctcaTATTCTTACAACTAAAAAGATCCAATGCTTACTGCCAATTCTTTTGCCATAGATTTTTAGAATTAATatcctttgattttcttttgttttctatactATTTGTGCTGTGCACTTGTACAAGCATTTGGCTGGGTATAAAACTTGATTGATACTTTCTTTTCTAAAGGACTGTGTAGGCATTCTTTACATGCTTCAGTATTGAAAATCACTATGGAAATCTATATGTTCAGACTGATTCTTTTTGCTCTaagtagctttttattttttccagctaCCCTTgatggtcaacctttttataaaaactgctcacttttgcagtactggtcaacctggtccctaccacccactagtgggcggttcagctttcatggtgggccaatcgcagtgcccaccatgaaagctggaacacccactagtgggcggtagagaccaggttgaccagcactgcaaaagtgggcagtttttataaaaaggttgaccatcAAGGAGCTAACCatataatttgtctttttttttttctaatgatattAGTAGTATATATTCTTATATGATCATTTTGGGTCAGTTTACTAGGGCCATAGTTTGCTTTTTTAATCTCTAgacttatgtgttttttttacttcaggaaaattttcttgaattatattttaacatatttgtattctatgatttatatatttttagaaatgaatgCATTAGCTCTCATTTGTCTACCATACCTTTTATTTTAATgctatttcattttaattctctATTTCAACTTGACTATGCTTGCTTTTATCATTTACATGCTCTATATTCCTTAGTGTGTTTCCACCAGTGTCTACTCTCTTTTCCCCATTCcaatttcaatttcatttctggAGGATTTTTACatagttttccatttctgttttaaGCTTTGTATTTTCATATTTCACCTCCTTCATCTACAATGTATCTTTCCTAAAGTTTTGATTCCCTGCAAAGTCTTGATTCTTTGCAGTCTTCTTATTTTGTAGAGAAAAGagcttcattattattttttatataaatttatggaGAAATGTTTGGCTACCCTTTACACATGTCatgtgggaaaatattttttgtgagtGTTTGTTCTCTGCCATTAAGTTTTCTAGGAAAGATGGCAGCTTACCTAAATGTGTGAACATGCAGTGAAAGAGCTCAACCCATTGATAAGGTGCTTGGAGCTTCAGTCTCCGAGGAGGGTGTCTCTGCATACCACTTAAACATTAACTATAGGGCCTCATGCTGAGCAAGCAGGACTTTTTCCCACAAGGCCAAGTGTCTCTGTGGTCTCTTGAGCCTGCTGAGAGTGCTCCTGATGTAATTAATAGTGGCCAAGTTTTAATGAACTCCACAAGGAGATCTTTTTTCCTGACACTTACTGTTTAAATTCTGAAATAGTTTCTGTTCCTTTgagatcaattaaaaactttaaaaatttttgtcaaGATGCCTGAGGCAACTTTCCAGCTGTGTCTTTTTAATGAGTTCTCTAAGTGGCTTCCACTTCCTAAGGTTCTTTGATGAAATAACTGAAGTTACAGGAGCTCtcaggagtgggagagagggCGAGAATCCCGAGAAACCCAAAGGTGATTCCCGTGGGCTGACTAGGAGATATACATGCTTTTCAGTTTACAGTCGCTCTAGGGTCATTCACAgccatggagggagggagggagggaggcagaaagggagaggacTCCAAAAGGATTGACTATCTGATAGGTTGAGGCTCTTCTGGTTAGTTTCATGTCTGAATACAGATTTTGAGCCTCTTGGCTATGTCCTGTCACCTAGGAGCTAAAGCAGTGACCAGATCTGCAGTGAGGAGCATCAATActctttctccaccccctccccagacTCAGGCTGCCTCGGGTCCTTAATGAACTTGATGGCTACGGCAGGTGATCCCTTCACCCTAGCAAATCAGCATACAGTGTATATACAATATGTGCTTATTCATACACGAACCAGATTGGACATTTAATTGTAGCAATTAATCAATTcacaatgtaaaatatttaaatcaaatacTTTTGCATGAGTAAGTTTGGGTTCATGAAACTAAATAATGGAATAGACTGAAGTGGCCAATTCTTTTGAGTTTCTTGGCCTCGTGTTTACATTGGTTGTCATGCTCACCATCTACCAAACATGCCAAAGGAACAGTGTTGGGATTAAAGTGAATGGAAGAATAGCCTGGGATGGATTTGAGTTGTTATAGACATGATATTGATACGATCTCTCTGATGGAATTTAATAGAATTTCCTTTATGACTTAAAGGTAAATAATTCCCTATTTCTCAAatttcttttgggggaaaaaaaagccagcAAACTACTAATAAGTCAAGAGATTTTCCTGAATATGCTACAAAAAATTAGATAAGTTTAATTCAATTCACATTAGAAAGAGAGAATTCTTAGAGTGAAGAAATAATTGATGGAAATATACAATAAGGGGTCTATTAGCACCAGGAAAATGTACCAGGCATGTtcatctcttctcccttcccagaAACCATTGAAATGGCAATGAACAAAAGGCATAACTCACAGAAGCAAAGACAATGGCAGAGGAGATGTCAGCAAATGAGAGAAATGGAAGCTTGCTTTCATTGGAAAGCACAGGGAGGAATGATAACTACCTTATGAGAAAAAAGCTACTCCAACTAATGAGCATGCTGAAGGGGAAAAACACAGGAGGTAAGACAGGTCACCTCCAAGAGTCCCTGAGGGGCTCCAGACTTGAGGACACTGgcaacagtggggggggggggttgagaaagggtgaaaatgagagaaaagtctACTGTTACAGTGGTTGGCTCTCTTGCCTCCtgactcctgctcctcccctgcacaGCTAGTCAAAGCTCATCCTGCGCAAGAGTGGGGAGGCTCATTCTACGGAGAAACTGAAGATAAAAGCTCTAAATGTTGAGATCCAGACAAAGCAGAAACCAGTGGGGCCTGGTTCTGAACATGGAGGAATTAAGTTGGGGTGTTGTTCAGGCGAGAGTGGAGCGGGGCATGCCAAATCTCAACCCCCTGGGTGGCTCTCTGCCTCATCCCACCCCGGCCCTCACCCCCAGATGGAGCAGCTAGTCATCTGAATCGTTCATGGCGGTACTGCCTGTCTCTCCGCCCCTCGCTCAGACACTGCTACTTTCAGACAGCGGGGCAGTGTGTTCTCAGTGGCCACATGGATGTGAGAGAACGAAGGCTGCTACTTCCTTTCCTCCTTATGCTTAGGACATAATCCTGAGCCCTCTGAAAAATGATCAGGATAACCCCAAAAGTGTTGGATAGGTGCATGGCACATTAATCTCACCAACGTGGGGTTTTGCAAGGATTTTTATCAAAGGTTTATTGCCCAGAGCACTCTGTCTGGGTCGGTGAAGAACCATTTCCAACTAAGGCAATGGGGGGAAGGCTTTCTAAGGGAAGACTTCCTGTCCCAAAGGAAGTGAACCGCAGGAAGGATGATGAGCCTGAGGCTGCCTGCCTGACTCCACGTGGCAGCCATGAACTCCACTTCCCGAGAATCAGTTACCTTCTACTCTTTTTAATTGTAACACCTCCGTTTGTATTACGTATGGTGTATGGGTATTGATGAGGTCATGGTATCatataagggattttttttttctgtgtaaatcATCAAGTATAAGAAGAAACTATGGGACTCTGAGCCTTGCTTTAGAGAATTTTACAGTGGACAAATAGGTATCATCAAACCAGTGTTTAATCTGAAAACGCTCAGAATTTCACACTGTGAATCCACGTTTACAACCCTTACAGGTGGGCCTTCGGGCCTGGTTCGCTCCGGTGATGTCTTCCACAACTCTAAGCCCCACTGCTCTCACACAACCGGTCCACTCCTGCCTTCGTTCACACAGCTGCCGACTGCTTCTTGCAGAGGCTGAgtccccattttttttatttagatgtaaCAAGCCTAGTAGTTTCTGTTCATCAATTGTCTGTATAACTCTATATTTTATCCGTGTACTCTTTTGATGTATAGAAGTAGTTTGAAACTCATTGTTTCCTTGTGGTAAGTGCCCGAGATGCTGCCGCAGGACCTGAGACACTGATGAATGGTGCTATTTTGGACTTTCAACACATTCCTTGGCGAGGTAGCTCTGAcggagttattttttatttccatgttcTAAGAAGGTGTTGGTACTCTGTTTCCCTGAATGTTGTTCTCTGGACTGGATTGACTTGTTTTCCTTGCGTCTTCAGTGTGGCTTTCTTCTTCAGCATTGTAGGTTGAGTAGATGCTACCAGAGAGAGTTTAGGAGACCATGTCTCCTCGGCTGGCACTCATGGACCCACAGTCACTGTAATTTACTTACCAAATCTTGTCCTTTTGGTAGCCTCGCCTGCCTAGcctagagaaagaaaagcagtaaTTGGACAGGCATTTTTAGGTGTCTCTTTTGGTTCTTTTTGTTGGAAAAAtttgggtgtgtgggggggggactcttttttttaataaatgccctctaaaaatatccaaaaaaaactGGCATTTGAGTAGGAATAGGAAAATGACACCTTTCCCAAAAATTAGGTCAGAAaatagtatctttttaaaattaaaacaaaagcaaggCAGAACACTTTTTTGGTGGTTTTGATAAGCAAggtgtaaattttatgtttttgtccTTGCTCCCAATGGAAtggataataaacaaacaaacaaacaagcaagaatCAGAAATACCATCTACTCATGGAATGTTGTTGCGTTAGCCAGTCTGAAAGCCctccttaatttttatataactgtCTTTTAGCTCGTCCTTCGGCAGCGCAGGCTGTTCTGCACTGCCCTGCTTCCGACTGCTCAGCATCGACGATGCATGCACTGCACTCTGCTTCCCGTCCTGCTCCCCGCGGACCTGAGTCTCTCACACATCCCCCTCTCCCGCCTTTGTTAGACTAGGTCTATCCACGGTGTAAATAGAGCAAGAACAGTATCGTGCATCTGTGGCATTTCCGTAGGGTTGCAGTTGTGTGCTGCTGAAAACGCAGGCTTTTGTAACCGTGTGATCTTTACTGATGTACTCATGACAAGTACCCAATGTATTTTAGCAgcgtttattcaataaatatacaagcggtaaggtaaataaaatatctaaaaaaaccaaacaaacaagaaacccaTGGGTAATGGGGATGAGATGGCTCGTGGCCGGGAGGCTTTGGGAATGTTTAAGATCCTGTATGTGGGACAGTTCCGCAGCACTAATCATTAATTCATGTGGATTGCACCGCCATCTCAACCTAAGAAACTGGCAGAAAAACTTGCTTCCAACTCCAAGTTCTTGGAGCTGCTCCTCAGTCTTCTTTTGACTTGTCCCCATTCTAGTTATAAAAACGGGGCCCCTCTTAGTCTCTAGATCAATGATAAATCACCCGTATTTGATTGATATGCAagtatttcagttttttaaatgtatcataCAGGTTGTCATTGAGATCAGGAAGAGTATATTTACACTGTTACTTTCACAACTACGACATGTTCAGGGTGTGAAGTCGTGCaacaacttcaaaaaataaaaccacaaaacaaTGCTGAGATTCATGGCTGCTCCTCACACTAGTCCACAGGTAACAGCATGAGACTTCTTCATATGGATGTTAGCTCGTGCCTGGCTGTATTCAGTAAGGAACATCAATATGTAATTTTAAGAAGTTCAAtattaaattttcagaaaagatCTATTCTTTAGCTAACAAGGTTATTAAAGCTCCATCTAGAAGCTATTtgtcaagaaagagggaaggacaaATTTAGAATTAGATTTCTCCGAAAATGAAGAACTAGACTATCTGACAGAGGAGGAGTTGTGGCGTTGATAGGGCTGCTACCGAAGGGCATTATTTCacgtttttaccttctggaggtGGGTAGGCAGGGGACATGTGAGGCATGTGCTCCCTGACTGAGTCAGTGCAGGAGCTGAAACATCTGAGacagctaaaaagcttttgtgttgTTTCGATTTAATTTTTGCTATTTGCTACCTCAAATACACTGCATCACATGCTTCATTCCAATGATCCCTGGAAACAATGGACatccaggagagaggagagagtgctgagagggaagagcCCAAGAGAACATCCAGGCGAGGGGGAAACAAAGGGGACAaggtaaaaggaagaaagggaggggagaaggaagaaggcaaggaaagagggatggagggagggagggtggagaaaatAATGGGGGAAAAGGGAGTGAAAAGGAgatcaggagaaaaaaaagaaaacatcgggAACGGTAGACGTTAGGCAAGGGAAACTACCTGAGTGGTTCACGAGTCACACAAGCTTTAATGACAATGACAATCCACAAGCAAACACAGGGGGAAAATCTGCATTCTAAGGCCATAAAAATATAGTATTCTCTATAAGAATGTCTATTTCACCAAAAGCATAAAGAAAATGACTAATATGTCATgcccttaatttttaaaaaatgagttactATGAGATAACGCTAATCACCATTTATGTGTTGACTTATTTAGGCAACAAATTAATCAAGCACCTGCTATGAGAAGCCACTGGGATTTTGGTACAATGAAACATGACATTGTCCCTGCCCTTAAGGATGTTCTTCTCATAGAGGAGATAAACAAAGAAGTAATGAAAAGGCTTAAGAATTGTAGTTTGTGACAGGTGAGTGTTCCGAGGACATGGTGACAACTATAATTAAAGCGAGAATGTACTCCTGGCATAGGGACCAGTGAGTGCAAAATCCTCGAGTCTGGAAAGAGTTGACCTTTGTGTGGCTTGGTCTAGGTCGACtgtggctttttaattttattattattattatttgtatttttctgaagttagaagtgggaaggcagtcaaaCAAACTCCTACATgcttctgactgggatccacccagcatgcccactgggggcgatgctctgcccatctggggcattgcttctttgcaaccggagccattctaacatctgaggcggaggctatggagccatcctcagtgcccaggccaactttgctccaatggagccttggctgtgggaggggaagagagagatagagaggaaggagagggagaagggtggagaagcagatgggtgcttttcctgtgttccctgaccaggaatcaaacccaggacttccacatgctgggccgatgctctactgctgagccaactggccagggcctcaacgtGGCTTTTATACATTGATCACAAGGAAGAAAACCAGAAATGTGGCTTgtgagggaggaggggccagATCACTCTTTCTGCCAAAGCCTTCGAAGGGAATTTGAGTTTTGTCTTATTCATCAAGAGGCTGGAGATTTTTAATCAAGATATTAAATCTTGGTTAAAAGATATCGAATATGCTTTGCATTTTAAAGGGACGATTGTCACCTATGCAGAGAATGGCATGTGTGGTGGCTGGAATGGGAGCAGGAAGCCAAGTGCCTTTACATTAGGATAGTGGATTTTGTCCTCCCGACTAAAAGCCTCACAGAAGTGAAGGAGGATCCAGATCAAGTATTTTAATTTAACTAATTCATactattaaggaaaaaagaataacacCATCTACTTCCAACACTCCATATAAAAATCTCAGGTACAACATGGAAAGGTCTCAGCATCTTTCACACCAAAGTATGGGAAGGTTGATAGAAATGTCTTTCTTATCTACCGATTCCCAATTTAGAATTAcctaaggagaaaaggagaaagaaattaatgCCAATTTTTGGAGTCATTATCTCACAAGGAGGATGCTCTGCCTGCTCCAAGCTCGACTCTCCCATATGGGCCGAAACAGACCCAGGAGCCCAGCACCATCCAAATACTTAGGGGGTGTGATGTGCACTGCGGCCCCAGGAGCACGTCTGTTCTTATTACTATGTGAGTTTCGTGTGTGTGGACCCAGCTGGGTATTAAGTCAGTAATATCagttcctccttttcttctgaacatccatccccagggcccagagcaatggagacagaaagacaaacaacgTCTGGTTCTCCTGGTAGCGATGGTGCCTGCATCTTTCGCATCTTCATCCCGTCTCCCTCAGAGACCCTCAGGAGCAATCTAGAAGGGCGTGGGTGGAAGTGACTTCTCTATAAAACGTGCACAGCTGGTGCTCACGGTGAGCAGGCCCCAGTCCCTGCAGCAGCCTGAGGCAGCCGAGAGAGCAGGGACGGCTCCCGTACCTGCCCAGTCTGTCTTTCTGAGACTGTTGGAGGGAACAAGATCCTCGGCTCTGACCTGCAAAGTCTCTCCTCACTCCTGTGCGATTTCCTCCAGCTCTAATATCTCTGAGATAAGGCGGGGCTGGTGCCACAGTGAGTAAAGGGCCTTTTGCCAAGTGTGGTGACTTAGAAGTAGAGGACGGTAGAGGTCCGGAAATCAGCACACTGAATGGGAGCTTCAGGGTCAGCTGCTGGGCAGGCAGCTTTCTGGGCTTAAGACAGGACAGAATGTGCAGATCTGGGTTATGAGCTGCCCATCGAGAATGAGCTTGTATATCATGAATTGTTATGTCCGAGGGGTACATTTCTCTGGAACATCCTAGGTTTTCCCTTCCCATTACTCCTCAGGACATGTAGTTGATGGAATGGCAGCCAGACAAAATGAAAGATTAAATTCTGGATATGCACTTTGGATGTTATTCCTAATGTAAcatcttccatccatccatccatccatccatccatccatccatccatccaacagaTGTACTGGGCACTATTTAGATGCAGGGGGCCCCAGAAACAGGGGAGAACTTGGGGAGGGGTAGGAGGGGTAATGTTATATCATTAACTCTTTACATAGATAACCACTTGCCCTGACCCTGTACCGTAAATGACTTCTATGAATGCTGACCAGATTGGTGATGTCGCCCTGCTTGTGCCCAGAGGGAGACAGCCAGATCTTCCTGCATAGCGTTTAGGGAGTGAAAGACTTACTGCCGACATTTACCAGAGCCTGAAACCTGGTGAACTCAGAGGACAACAGACCTCTTTGAAACTGCACCTGTAAATCTCATTCCCTAGCTCCCTCATTCATACATTTACTCTGTgctcatttattgagcacctacagtGTGCAAGGTACTCGGCACACGTTATATAATAAGAGCAAATCAAGTGACAGACAGTGACTACaaaatttgaaaactaaataaattagaaaataaacctACATGAGAATATGGCTCGGGGCCTTTCTCAAAACTAAAATGATTAGTCATtctggaaaacagtattttttttcctgtggctgtTATCATGATGGTGAATTTGTGGGTCTTGCAATGAACGTTACTAGTATTCCGTAGAAATGACACTGTGCACGCTTACATGAGTTATGCAAACAGGTTGTATTTCTGCGTTAGTATGGATGAAGGGAATCTGACAAGACAATTGCAAAGGATTGCTGGCTGAGTTAACACACAGTGTACCCATAACCCCCTCTTTCTGTTTCATGCTAATCCGGAGCTGCCTCTGCTCAGCCCACAGCACCCTGCAGGGAGCCACACAGGCACTGTCACCAGGGCATGATGGAAAATCAGACGTGGGTCACAGAGTTCATTCTCCTGGGGTTCCCGCTACACCCAGAGATGCAGAGGCTGCTCTTTGGGCTCTTCTCCCTGTTCTATGCCCTCACCCTGCTTGGCAACGGGCTCAttctcgggctcatctggctggacTCCCGGCTGCACACCCCCATGTACTGCTTCCTGGCCCACCTGGCTGTCATTGACATGTCCTATGCTTCCAACAATGTCCCCAAAATGCTGGAAAACCTTCtgaacaagaagaaaacaatcccctttgtCCCGTGCATAATGcagacatttttatacatggCCTTTGCTCACACTGAGTGTCTCATCTTGGTAGTAATGTCCTATGATCGGTACGTAGCCATCTGCCACCCCCTCCGTTACTCTGTCATCATGAGCTGGAGAGCATGCACTGTCCTGGCTGTCACTTCCTGGGCATGTGGCTCCCTCCTGGCTCTGGTCCATGTGGTCCTCATCCTGAGGCTGCCGTTCTGTGGGCCTCATGAAATCAACCACTTCTTCTGCGAGCTCCTGTCTGTGCTCAGGCTGGCCTGTGCCGACACCAGGCTCAACCAGgtcgtcatcttggctgcttctgtgTTTATCTTATTGGGGCCCCTGTGCCTGGTGCTGGTGTCCTACACACTCATTCTCCTTGCTATCCTGAGGATCCAGTCCAAGGAGGGTCGCAGGAAGGCCTTCTccacctgctcctcccacctctgCGTGGTCGGGCTCTTCTTTGGCAGCGCTATCGTCATGTACATGACCCCCAAGTCCCACCATCCCGAGGAGCAGCAGAAGATCCTGTCCCTGTTCTACAGCCTGTTCAACCCCATGCTGAACCCACTGATCTACAGCCTCAGGAACACAGAGGTCAAGGGCGCCCTGAAGAGAGGAAATTGGAAACAGAGAGTGATGTGAGGGGTACCAGGGAGGGTCTTGAAGATGGAAGATTTGTTCTCTTTGAGATTTGGGGGAATGGTAATGTGAATACTCAAAAATCCCATGTCTTAGATTTCTCATATGAAGAATACATATTAATTAGATTCTGTCCTTAACGTGGGATACTGAGAGTGACAGAGAGCACAGGCCCTGAGACAAGAGTCATGTCCTGGGGAGGGACAGGGGCGGAGCCATGGACTCCTGTAGCCCGTTCCCAGCTCTATCTAAGACCGGTTTCTATTCTGTGAGGATTTGTTCTCTCTGATCTCCTCTTACATTCCTCTGTAATTTCCATAGCCCTCATTGCTGTATGTGTATGCTAACAATCCCACAATATATACTGCTGCAAGAGGGCACTTCTAACAAGACAGAATGGTCATTTTGGATAAGCAGTCCCCTACAGGGAAATGCAGGAAGGACTAGGGGTAGAGCCAACTCTCTGCTCTGGAAGGCAACGTCAAAATTATACCATTTGGTCTGAAAAAGCACCTGTATCTGAGGCTAATGAATCTATTTATGTGAAAAAGTAAAGTTTAATTATATGAATTTTTTACTCTGAAGGAGAGAAATATCATACTCTTTGTTTCATTCCATTCTGCACCGTTTTATTAGAAAGTGTTTGTGCCTAGAATAAGTGAGTCAGTTACTAGGTGGTGGTGCCTTTCGCAGAGTTCAGGTGACAGAGCTGAATGTAGGTGACTATGGCCCATGAGGATGATGATtacataaactattttaaaagtaagaacATGTTGTGAAAGTGAGAAAGCACCACAGGAGGCCAACAGCTTGACAGAACATTGCTGGACCCACATTGAGAACCAGTAACACAACAAGGCCTCATAAAGACTTGTAGGAACCTCAACAAAATTGCAAAGAACACCTGCTCCAGAGGTTATAAATCACTCCTTCTAGACCCAAGCGGTCGGAACTATACGTAAGaggaatttattttaacataagaTCATGACCTACTTGGCCAGCACATTGTGGTCACAGTGATTTCTTTATCACAGTCATTATGGAGTCTTTGGGAGTCTTTTCCTCCCTACTCTTCTAGTGTTATGAGCCATTCAAGTATTGACAGTATATTATCTGCTTTCTCTAGATCTATTTTTTTACACCTGAATTTTCTCATGTACCATTATCACTTCATGTCTTTCTTCTCCCATGAAATTAGGAAGCAAAAGGGAAACTTTTCCCTTCTAACCTTCCATTTTTATCTCAGTTCTCAGAAAGCCTCACTGCTCACTCTTCTACTCATTGACTGTTCTAATTATTAGCATATTTGGGCAAAACATTTTGTCTCTGGCCATTCTTATCGCCACAGAATCAAGACATTTCCTGCCCCAGAAATCCACAAACCTTGCTTtaccccctgccccgcccctatATACAAACAATTTgaataaagcaataaatattGGCTCTAAGTGTAATCAAAAGCGCTATGGAATTATATTGAGTGTCCTGTTTTAAaggtgcaaagaaaaaaattgggcgatattttaaattacaaaatggcCTTTTAACTATAcctagaaaaattattattttctctaaaatatgCTTACCTTATGTTGAGGGTAAACCCCTaaaaaggaagaggcagaggaaaaTATAGGAtaatctctcacacacaaaatgtAAGCCATAGGTTTGAATTTAGAATACTTCTACAAGGGCCCATTAGAAAAATTAGAGGTATTCACTCTTATTATGTCAGTTCAAAACACTTGAGGAAGAATGGGCCTAAAAGACCAAGCTTCTGCCAAGGTAACTGCGCAGGTGAATTATAAATAGATCATTGCTAGCAGGTCTTAGatgtggacttttattttttggattgaataaaaaaaatttttttttaaacacaacaaaactat
The DNA window shown above is from Saccopteryx bilineata isolate mSacBil1 chromosome 2, mSacBil1_pri_phased_curated, whole genome shotgun sequence and carries:
- the LOC136323463 gene encoding olfactory receptor 2A5-like translates to MMENQTWVTEFILLGFPLHPEMQRLLFGLFSLFYALTLLGNGLILGLIWLDSRLHTPMYCFLAHLAVIDMSYASNNVPKMLENLLNKKKTIPFVPCIMQTFLYMAFAHTECLILVVMSYDRYVAICHPLRYSVIMSWRACTVLAVTSWACGSLLALVHVVLILRLPFCGPHEINHFFCELLSVLRLACADTRLNQVVILAASVFILLGPLCLVLVSYTLILLAILRIQSKEGRRKAFSTCSSHLCVVGLFFGSAIVMYMTPKSHHPEEQQKILSLFYSLFNPMLNPLIYSLRNTEVKGALKRGNWKQRVM